One genomic segment of Arachis duranensis cultivar V14167 chromosome 4, aradu.V14167.gnm2.J7QH, whole genome shotgun sequence includes these proteins:
- the LOC107483883 gene encoding protein ROLLING AND ERECT LEAF 2 encodes MGCSQSRLEDEEAVQICKDRKNYIKQAVEQRTRFATGHIAYIQSLKRVSAALREYIEGDEPREFSLDTVIAPPFAAGKKTGPGFIPISSKSFTPAAIEFGVGPNSTLKVNYLRPGGNPAVLVEERPRSPEMVRVETYSPMHHHYGNDGFFGMQYSPVNPSIFPYSPSNRPNIPPPSPQNSQWDFFWNPFSSLDNYGYPSRSSLDQTIMDDDYRGLRQVREEEGIPDLEEDETEQEDYVGKRNVAEERTRNVGNIGKNGNTSKEEVLVEDVDEDEDEDEDEDEDEDEDEEEEEEEEDEEEEEEEEEEDGTDNETETEADHDVKESQANGSATLEVSKSQAAGHIGSSRREMAIGKQEAKEDSPGFTVYVNRRPTSMAEVINDLETQFTIVCNAANDVSVLLEAKRSQYLPTSNELSASKLLNPKALFRTASSRSSSSRFLTNCPSIREEVYEGTKDLMDGHCMISGSHHSTLDRLNAWEKKLYDEVKAGERVRMAYEKKWKQLRNQDVKGEEPSSTDKTRAAIRDLDTQTTVSIHTVEAISRRIEKLRDEELHPQLLELVQGLAKMWKVMAECHQKQKRTLDEAKMLLASKLHARKHSSMSMTDPTRLARSASNLEFEIRNWRNTFESWITSQRSYVHALAGWLLRCVRSEPDVSKLPCSPQTSSGTHPLFGLCVQWSRRLDAIHETAVLDGMDFFAAGMGSIYSQQLREDSRQNSFASRRENGNMEIVEVGRVEEVMTTEKLAEVAIKVLCAGMSVAISSLAEFAFDSSEGYNEVVKQWENGKCLDSSSTEIRS; translated from the exons ATGGGATGTTCTCAATCAAGGTTGGAAGATGAAGAGGCAGTTCAAATTTGcaaagatagaaaaaattaCATCAAACAAGCTGTTGAACAAAGAACTCGCTTCGCCACCGGACACATAGCCTACATCCAATCCCTTAAAAGAGTCTCGGCCGCTCTTCGAGAATACATCGAAGGAGACGAGCCTCGTGAGTTCTCGTTGGACACAGTCATTGCCCCTCCTTTTGCAGCTGGGAAGAAGACTGGCCCTGGCTTCATTCCTATTTCATCAAAATCGTTCACTCCGGCAGCAATTGAGTTTGGAGTTGGACCAAATTCTACACTGAAAGTGAATTACTTAAGGCCTGGTGGTAATCCGGCGGTTTTGGTTGAGGAAAGGCCTCGATCTCCGGAAATGGTCCGGGTTGAAACATATTCTCCAATGCACCATCATTATGGCAATGATGGATTTTTTGGCATGCAATATTCACCTGTGAATCCTTCAATTTTTCCTTATTCTCCAAGTAATAGGCCTAATATCCCTCCCCCTTCCCCTCAGAATTCGCAATGGGATTTCTTTTGGAACCCTTTTTCGTCGTTAGACAACTACGGTTACCCTTCAAGAAGTAGCCTTGATCAGACTATTATGGATGATGACTACAGAGGGCTTAGGCAGGTCCGAGAAGAAGAGGGAATACCGGACCTAGAAGAAGACGAAACTGAACAAGAAGATTATGTTGGGAAGAGAAATGTGGCTGAAGAAAGAACCAGAAACGTTGGAAACATTGGAAAAAATGGAAACACTTCCAAAGAAGAAGTATTAGTTGAAGATGTTGAcgaggatgaggatgaggatgaggatgaggatgaggatgaggatgaggatgaggaagaggaggaggaagaggaagacgaagaggaggaggaggaggaggaagaagaggatggaACAGATAATGAAACTGAAACTGAAGCTGATCATGATGTCAAAGAATCACAAGCAAATGGAAGTGCAACTCTGGAAGTATCGAAATCACAGGCTGCAGGCCATATTGGATCCAGTCGTCGCGAAATGGCTATAGGTAAGCAAGAAGCTAAGGAAGACTCGCCGGGTTTTACTGTTTATGTAAACAGAAGGCCAACCAGCATGGCAGAAGTGATCAATGATCTTGAAACTCAGTTCACAATCGTCTGCAATGCGGCAAATGATGTCTCAGTGTTGTTAGAGGCCAAGAGATCTCAGTATTTACCAACATCTAATGAATTGTCTG CGTCGAAGTTGTTGAACCCAAAAGCTCTGTTCCGAACAGCATCCTCGCGCTCCTCCTCGTCAAGATTCTTAACAAATTGTCCGAGCATTAGAGAAGAAGTTTATGAGGGCACTAAAGATCTCATGGATGGGCACTGTATGATTTCCGGTAGTCACCATTCGACGTTGGACAGGTTAAACGCTTGGGAGAAAAAGCTTTATGATGAAGTCAAG GCCGGAGAACGGGTTCGAATGGCGTATGAGAAGAAATGGAAGCAACTTAGGAACCAAGATGTAAAGGGAGAGGAACCCTCTTCTACAGATAAAACAAGAGCAGCCATCAGAGATTTAGATACGCAGACAACGGTTTCAATACACACAGTTGAAGCTATTTCCAGGAGAATAGAAAAACTAAGGGATGAAGAGCTTCATCCCCAACTTCTTGAATTGGTACAAGG GCTAGCAAAGATGTGGAAAGTGATGGCAGAATGTCATCAGAAGCAGAAGAGAACCTTAGATGAAGCTAAGATGCTTCTAGCTTCTAAGTTACATGCCAGGAAACACTCCTCCATGTCGATGACTGATCCAACAAGGCTAGCCCGTTCGGCTTCAAATCTTGAATTCGAGATAAGAAACTGGCGAAACACCTTCGAGTCATGGATTACTTCGCAAAGATCCTATGTCCATGCGCTAGCTGGATGGCTTCTCCGGTGTGTGAGGTCCGAGCCTGACGTGTCAAAGTTACCATGCTCTCCTCAGACTTCTAGTGGTACTCACCCGTTATTCGGACTCTGTGTTCAGTGGTCAAGGCGACTAGACGCCATACACGAAACAGCAGTGCTTGATGGCATGGACTTCTTCGCAGCCGGCATGGGGTCGATCTACTCGCAGCAGTTAAGAGAAGATTCTAGGCAGAACTCGTTTGCTTCGAGACGAGAAAATGGAAACATGGAAATTGTGGAAGTTGGAAGAGTAGAAGAGGTAATGACTACAGAAAAATTAGCTGAAGTTGCTATTAAGGTGCTTTGTGCTGGAATGTCTGTTGCTATAAGCTCATTAGCAGAGTTTGCCTTTGATTCTTCTGAGGGATACAATGAAGTTGTGAAGCAATGGGAGAATGGCAAGTGTCTGGATTCTTCTTCCACTGAGATTAGATCATAG